In Tursiops truncatus isolate mTurTru1 chromosome 9, mTurTru1.mat.Y, whole genome shotgun sequence, a single genomic region encodes these proteins:
- the KCP gene encoding kielin/chordin-like protein isoform X4, whose protein sequence is MGRRKGHLLSKLLLPATKGRGKTKLLLLTVQPEGGGAVPREPLGLADIHDYQLQAPAHSSAPAGAPQERWRPLEERLGRLEAEVTELREQNKDLQGRVRQLESCECHVASPQCWGLGRAWPEGARWEPDACTACVCQDGATHCVPQPGLPHCHGCSHNGQAYGNGETFATDACTTCRCLEGAVTCTQKPCPRGPCPEPGACCPHCEPGCTGGHRSGETWQLEPCVICTCQAGTVQCQGPSCSELNCLESYTPPGECCPICRPGDLPPTLPRRPLSPRGFRTCLGSCLPSGNVHPPCSLLTSPSRWQPSPGCEYEGQLYEEGANFLSSSNPCLQCSCLRSLVHCVPMKCPSTPCPGPVLRPGHCCPTCQAQDCTEGGSHWEHGQEWTTPGDPCRICQCLEGHIRCHQRECASLCPYPARPLPGTCCPVCDGCFLNGREYRSGEPVGSGDPCSHCRCANGSVHCEPLPCPPTPCRHPGRIPGKCCPVCDSCEYQGHQYQSQETFRLQESGRCVRCSCQAGEVSCEEQECPGAPCTLSDSGPQLCPACVLGGEEFAEGVQWEPDGQPCTTCSCQAGVAVCRALLCSPAPCQHPTKPPGACCPSCESCTYHGQVYANGQNFTDADSPCHTCHCEDGTVTCSLVNCPPTTCARPQSGPGQCCPRCPDCILEKQVFLDGESFSHPRDPCQECQCREGHAHCQPRACPRASCAHPLPGPCCQNNCNGCAFAGKEYPNGADFPHPSDPCRLCRCLSGHVQCPARRCPPLPCPEPLLLPGECCPQCPATPSGCPRPGGGVPVRHQEHFSQPDDPCRRCLCLDGSVSCQRLPCPPAPCAHPRQGPCCPSCDGCLYQGKEFASGERFPSPTARCHICLCWEGSVSCEPRACAPAQCPFPARGDCCPTCDGCEYLWESYLSSQEFPDPREPCNLCTCLGGFVNCSRRPCEPLGCSHPLTPSGHCCPTCQGCLYHGVTAAPGETLPDPLDPTCSICTCQEGSMRCQKKPCAPALCPHPSPGPCFCPVCHRHMSPAGCLSQGREHQDGEEFEGPAGSCERCRCQAGQVSCERLQCPPLPCPLQVTEPGSCCPRCRGCLVHGEEHPERSSWEPPDSPCSSCMCHEGVITCARVQCVTSCAQPHLGPRDCCPPCSACEHEGRKYEPGESFQPGADPCEVCTCELQPEGTPSLRCHRRQCPSLVGCPASQLLPPGPQHCCPTCAQPLSPCTEHLRGSKLAPPDPCYTCQCQDLTWLCIHRACPEPSCPLLERHTPPGSCCPVCQECVVEAEGRRVADGESWRDPSDDCITCTCRRGRVECHLEECQALSCPHGWAKVRDAGRCCERCQAPAQSCVHQGRQVASGERWAVDACTSCSCVAGAVSCQSQRCPPLSCGPDEATALRPGSCCPRCLTRPASCMAFGDPHYRTFDGRLLHFQGSCSYVLAKDCRGGDFSVHVTNDDRGRSGVSWTHEVAVLLGDVAVRLLQGGAVTVDGRPVALPFLQEPLLYVEMRGHTVMLHAQPGLQVLWDGQSQVEVRVPGSYRGQICGLCGNFNGFAQDDLQGPEGLLLSTEAEFGNSWQVPEGPGPGRPCSKGREVDPCRAAGYRARREANARCRVLKSSPFTRCHAVVPPEPFFAACVYDLCACGPGFLADTCLCDALEAYASHCRQAGVTPAWRGPTLCVVGCLLDRGFVFDECGPPCPRTCFNQHVPLGELAAHCVRPCVPACRCPAGLVEHEAHCISPEACPPVLLTGDQPPSTLPNPSQKPQGQEP, encoded by the exons atgggaagaagaaagggacacCTGCTCAG CAAACTTTTGCTTCCAGCCACCAAAGGCAGAGGGAAAACCAAGCTGCTGCTATTGACAGTACAACCTGAAGGAG GTGGAGCCGTCCCCAGGGAGCCTCTGGGGCTTGCTGACATCCACGACTACCAGCTGCAGGCGCCGGCCCACTCCTCAGCCCCTGCTGGGGCCCCCCAGGAGCGGTGGCGCCCCCTGGAGGAGCGACTGGGAAGGCTGGAGGCTGAGGTCACGGAGCTCAGAGAACAG aACAAAGACCTGCAGGGGAGGGTGAGGCAGCTGGAGTCCTGTGAATGCCACGTGGCTTCGCCCCAGTGCTGGGGGCTGGGTCGGGCCTGGCCCGAGGGGGCTCGCTGGGAGCCTGATGCCTGCACAGCCTGTGTCTGCCAGGACGGGGCTACACACTGTGTCCCCCAGCCTGGGCTGCCCCATTGCCATG GCTGCAGCCACAATGGTCAGGCCTATGGCAATGGGGAGACCTTCGCCACAGATGCCTGTACCACCTGCCGCTGCCTG GAAGGAGCCGTAACCTGCACCCAGAAGCCATGCCCAAGAGGACCCTGCCCGGAGCCGGGAGCGTGCTGCCCGCACTGCGAGCCCG GCTGTACTGGAGGCCACAGGAGTGGGGAAACGTGGCAACTGGAGCCCTGTGTCATCTGTACCTGTCAG GCAGGGACGGTGCAGTGCCAGGGGCCCTCATGCTCAGAGCTCAACTGCCTGGAGAGCTACACCCCACCTGGGGAGTGCTGCCCCATCTGCCGGCCAGGtgacctcccccccaccctgccccgccgTCCCCTCAGCCCCAGAGGGTTCCGTACCTGCTTGGGGTCATGCCTTCCCTCGGGTAATGTCCACCCACCCTGCTCTCTGCTGACCAGCCCGTCACGCTGGCAACCCTCCCCAGGCTGTGAGTATGAGGGACAGCTTTATGAGGAGGGGGCCAACTTCCTGTCCAGCTCCAACCCTTGTCTCCAATGCTCCTGCCTG AGGAGCCTGGTTCACTGTGTGCCCATGAAGTGCCCGTCCACCCCCTGCCCTGGACCAGTCCTGAGGCCCGGGCACTGCTGCCCGACCTGCCAAG CCCAAGACTGCACAGAAGGTGGTTCTCACTGGGAGCATGGCCAAGAGTGGACCACACCTGGGGACCCCTGCCGGATCTGCCAGTGCCTG GAGGGCCACATCCGGTGCCACCAGCGAGAATGTGCCAGCCTGTGCCCATACCCTGCCCGGCCCCTCCCGGGCACCTGCTGCCCTGTGTGCGATG GCTGTTTCCTAAATGGGCGAGAGTACCGCAGCGGGGAGCCCGTGGGCTCTGGGGACCCCTGCTCCCACTGCCGTTGTGCC AATGGGAGTGTCCACTGTGAgcctctgccctgcccacccacGCCCTGCAGACACCCAGGCAGGATCCCTGGGAAGTGCTGCCCAGTCTGTGACA GCTGTGAGTACCAGGGACACCAGTATCAGAGCCAGGAGACCTTCAGACTCCAAGAGAGTGGCCGCTGTGTCCGCTGCTCCTGCCAG gCCGGCGAGGTCTCCTGTGAGGAGCAGGAGTGCCCGGGCGCCCCCTGCACCCTGTCTGACTCtggcccccagctctgcccag CCTGCGTGCTTGGTGGAGAGGAGTTTGCTGAGGGGGTCCAGTGGGAGCCTGATGGTCAGCCCTGCACAACCTGTTCCTGTCAAGCTGGGGTGGCCGTGTGCAGGGCTTtgctctgctccccagccccctgccagCACCCCACCAAGCCCCCTG GTGCCTGCTGCCCCAGCTGTGAGAGCTGCACCTACCACGGCCAAGTGTACGCCAACGGGCAGAACTTCACAGATGCAGACAGCCCTTGCCACACCTGCCACTGCGAG GATGGGACCGTGACATGCTCCTTGGTCAACTGCCCTCCCACAACCTGTGCCAGGCCCCAGAGTGGACCCGGCCAGTGCTGCCCCAGGTGCCCAG ACTGCATCCTGGAGAAGCAAGTGTTTCTGGATGGCGAGAGCTTCTCCCACCCCCGAGACCCCTGTCAGGAATGCCAGTGCCGGGAAGGCCATGCCCACTGCCAACCTCGGGCCTGCCCCAGGGCCTCCTGTGCCCACCCGTTGCCTGGGCCCTGTTGCCAGAACAACTGCAATG gctgTGCCTTTGCTGGGAAAGAGTACCCCAACGGAGCagacttcccccacccctccgaCCCCTGCCGCCTGTGTCGCTGTCTG AGCGGCCACGTGCAGTGCCCGGCCCGCCGCTGCCCGCCCTTGCCCTGTCCAGAGCCACTCCTGTTGCCAGGAGAGTGCTGCCCGCAGTGCCCGG CCACTCCCTCTGGTTGCCCTCGGCCCGGGGGCGGGGTCCCCGTCCGCCACCAGGAGCACTTCTCCCAGCCCGACGACCCCTGCCGCCGCTGCCTCTGCCTCGACGGCTCCGTGTCCTGCCAGCGGCTGCCCTGCCCACCGGCGCCCTGCGCCCACCCGCGCCAGggcccctgctgcccctcctgtGACG GCTGCCTGTACCAGGGGAAGGAGTTCGCCAGCGGCGAGCGCTTCCCTTCGCCCACTGCCCGGTGCCACATCTGCCTCTGCTGGGAGGGCAGCGTCAGCTGTGAGCCCAGGGCCTGTGCCCCAGCACAGTGCCCCTTCCCTGCCAGGGGTGACTGCTGCCCTACCTGTGATG GCTGCGAGTACCTATGGGAGTCCTACCTGAGCAGCCAGGAGTTTCCGGATCCCCGAGAGCCCTGCAATCTGTGTACCTGTCTCGGAGGCTTCGTGAACTGTAGCCGCCGGCCCTGTGAGCCTCTGGGCTGCAGCCACCCGCTCACCCCGTCTGGGCACTGCTGCCCGACCTGCCAGG GATGCCTCTATCATGGGGTCACCGCTGCCCCCGGAGAGACCCTTCCTGACCCGCTCGACCCCACCTGCTCCATCTGCACCTGCCAG GAAGGCTCCATGCGCTGCCAGAAGAAGCCGTGTGCTCCAGCTCTgtgcccccatccctccccagggCCTTGCTTCTGCCCTGTTTGCCACA GACACATGTCACCCGCAGGCTGCCTCTCTCAGGGCCGCGAGCACCAGGACGGGGAGGAGTTTGAGGGGCCCGCAGGCAGCTGTGAGCGCTGTCGCTGTCAG GCTGGCCAGGTCAGCTGTGAGCGGCTGCAGTGCCCACCTCTGCCCTGCCCACTCCAGGTCACAGAGCCGGGGAGCTGCTGCCCTCGCTGCAGAG GCTGCCTGGTTCATGGGGAGGAGCACCCTGAACGCAGTAGCTGGGAGCCCCCCGACAGCCCCTGTTCCTCCTGCATGTGTCATGAGGGTGTCATCACCTGTGCCCGCGTCCAGTGTGTCACCTCCTGTGCCCAGCCTCACCTGGGGCCCCGTGACTGCTGCCCTCCATGCTCTG CCTGTGAGCATGAGGGTCGGAAGTATGAGCCCGGGGAGAGCTTCCAGCCTGGCGCAGACCCCTGTGAAGTGTGCACCTGTGAG CTGCAGCCTGAGGGAACTCCCAGCCTTCGCTGTCACCGGCGGCAGTGTCCCAGCCTGGTGGGCTGTCCCGCCAGCCAGCTCCTGCCCCCCGGGCCCCAGCATTGCTGCCCCACCTGTGCCC AGCCGCTGAGTCCCTGCACGGAGCACCTGCGGGGGTCTAAGCTGGCCCCGCCAGACCCCTGCTACACCTGCCAGTGCCAG GACCTGACTTGGCTCTGCATTCACCGGGCCTGTCCTGAGCCCAGCTGTCCCCTGTTGGAGCGCCATACCCCCCCTGGGAGCTGCTGTCCCGTGTGCCAGG aATGTGTGGTGGAAGCTGAGGGCCGGAGAGTGGCAGATGGAGAGAGCTGGCGGGACCCCAGCGACGACTGTATCACTTGCACCTGCCGt CGGGGCCGCGTGGAGTGCCACCTGGAAGAGTGCCAGGCCCTCTCCTGCCCCCACGGCTGGGCGAAGGTGCGGGACGCTGGCAGGTGCTGTGAGAGATGCCAAG CCCCCGCCCAGTCGTGCGTGCACCAGGGCCGGCAGGTGGCCTCCGGGGAGCGCTGGGCCGTGGACGCCTGCACCAGCTGCTCCTGCGTAGCCGGCGCCGTGAGCTGCCAGAGCCAGCGCTGCCCGCCGCTCTCCTGCGGGCCC GACGAGGCCACCGCCCTGCGTCCCGGCAGCTGCTGCCCCCGCTGCCTGACCCGGCCCGCTTCCTGCATGGCCTTCGGAGACCCTCATTACCGCACCTTCGACGGCCGCCTGTTGCACTTCCAGGGCAGCTGCAGCTACGTGCTGGCCAAGGACTGCCGTGGAGGCGACTTTAG CGTGCACGTGACCAACGATGACCGGGGCCGGAGCGGCGTGTCCTGGACCCACGAGGTGGCCGTGCTGCTGGGAGACGTGGCCGTGCGGCTGCTGCAGGGCGGGGCGGTCACG gtGGACGGGCGCCCCGTCGCCTTGCCCTTCTTGCAGGAGCCTCTGCTGTATGTGGAGATGCGGGGACACACGGTGATGCTACACGCCCAGCCGGGGCTCCAG GTGCTGTGGGATGGGCAGTCCCAGGTGGAGGTGAGAGTGCCTGGCTCCTACCGGGGCCAGATTTGTGGGCTCTGTGGCAACTTCAATGGCTTTGCCCAGGATGATCTGCAGGGCCCTGAGGGGCTGCTCCTGTCCACTGAGGCTGAGTTTGGGAATAGTTGGCAG GtcccagagggcccaggacctgGTCGGCCCTGTTCCAAGGGCCGTGAGGTGGATCCATGCCGGGCAGCAGGGTACCGTGCCAGGCGTGAGGCCAACGCCCGGTGCAGGGTGCTGAAGTCGTCCCCGTTCACTCGCTGCCATGCTGTGGTGCCACCAGAGCCCTTCTTTGCCGCCTGCGTGTATGACCTCTGTGCTTGTGGTCCTGGCTTCTTGGCTGACACCTGCCTCTGTGACGCCCTGGAAGCCTATGCCAGCCACTGTCGCCAAGCAGGGGTGACTCCTGCCTGGCGGGGCCCCACGCTCTGCG TGGTGGGCTGCCTCCTGGACCGTGGCTTCGTGTTTGATGAGTGTGGCCCACCCTGTCCCCGCACCTGCTTCAACCAGCATGTCCCCCTGGGGGAGCTGGCGGCCCACTGCGTAAGGCCCTGTGTTCCCGCCTGCCGGTGCCCCGCAGGCCTGGTGGAGCACGAGGCCCACTGTATCTCACCCGAGGCCTGCCCCCCAGTCCTACTCACTGGGGACCAGCCACCCAGCACTCTGCCCAACCCCAGCCAGAAGCCCCAGGGCCAGGAACCCTGA
- the KCP gene encoding kielin/chordin-like protein isoform X7: MGRRKGHLLSKLLLPATKGRGKTKLLLLTVQPEGGGAVPREPLGLADIHDYQLQAPAHSSAPAGAPQERWRPLEERLGRLEAEVTELREQNKDLQGRVRQLESCECHVASPQCWGLGRAWPEGARWEPDACTACVCQDGATHCVPQPGLPHCHGCSHNGQAYGNGETFATDACTTCRCLEGAVTCTQKPCPRGPCPEPGACCPHCEPGCTGGHRSGETWQLEPCVICTCQAGTVQCQGPSCSELNCLESYTPPGECCPICRPGDLPPTLPRRPLSPRGFRTCLGSCLPSGNVHPPCSLLTSPSRWQPSPGCEYEGQLYEEGANFLSSSNPCLQCSCLRSLVHCVPMKCPSTPCPGPVLRPGHCCPTCQAQDCTEGGSHWEHGQEWTTPGDPCRICQCLEGHIRCHQRECASLCPYPARPLPGTCCPVCDGCFLNGREYRSGEPVGSGDPCSHCRCANGSVHCEPLPCPPTPCRHPGRIPGKCCPVCDSCEYQGHQYQSQETFRLQESGRCVRCSCQAGEVSCEEQECPGAPCTLSDSGPQLCPACVLGGEEFAEGVQWEPDGQPCTTCSCQAGVAVCRALLCSPAPCQHPTKPPGACCPSCESCTYHGQVYANGQNFTDADSPCHTCHCEDGTVTCSLVNCPPTTCARPQSGPGQCCPRCPASKWHLCSGSGLTGRGTVSLLLALSVFVSTPAHPPHRPDCILEKQVFLDGESFSHPRDPCQECQCREGHAHCQPRACPRASCAHPLPGPCCQNNCNGCAFAGKEYPNGADFPHPSDPCRLCRCLSGHVQCPARRCPPLPCPEPLLLPGECCPQCPATPSGCPRPGGGVPVRHQEHFSQPDDPCRRCLCLDGSVSCQRLPCPPAPCAHPRQGPCCPSCDGCLYQGKEFASGERFPSPTARCHICLCWEGSVSCEPRACAPAQCPFPARGDCCPTCDGCEYLWESYLSSQEFPDPREPCNLCTCLGGFVNCSRRPCEPLGCSHPLTPSGHCCPTCQGCLYHGVTAAPGETLPDPLDPTCSICTCQAGQVSCERLQCPPLPCPLQVTEPGSCCPRCRGCLVHGEEHPERSSWEPPDSPCSSCMCHEGVITCARVQCVTSCAQPHLGPRDCCPPCSACEHEGRKYEPGESFQPGADPCEVCTCELQPEGTPSLRCHRRQCPSLVGCPASQLLPPGPQHCCPTCAQPLSPCTEHLRGSKLAPPDPCYTCQCQDLTWLCIHRACPEPSCPLLERHTPPGSCCPVCQECVVEAEGRRVADGESWRDPSDDCITCTCRRGRVECHLEECQALSCPHGWAKVRDAGRCCERCQAPAQSCVHQGRQVASGERWAVDACTSCSCVAGAVSCQSQRCPPLSCGPDEATALRPGSCCPRCLTRPASCMAFGDPHYRTFDGRLLHFQGSCSYVLAKDCRGGDFSVHVTNDDRGRSGVSWTHEVAVLLGDVAVRLLQGGAVTVDGRPVALPFLQEPLLYVEMRGHTVMLHAQPGLQVLWDGQSQVEVRVPGSYRGQICGLCGNFNGFAQDDLQGPEGLLLSTEAEFGNSWQVPEGPGPGRPCSKGREVDPCRAAGYRARREANARCRVLKSSPFTRCHAVVPPEPFFAACVYDLCACGPGFLADTCLCDALEAYASHCRQAGVTPAWRGPTLCVVGCLLDRGFVFDECGPPCPRTCFNQHVPLGELAAHCVRPCVPACRCPAGLVEHEAHCISPEACPPVLLTGDQPPSTLPNPSQKPQGQEP, translated from the exons atgggaagaagaaagggacacCTGCTCAG CAAACTTTTGCTTCCAGCCACCAAAGGCAGAGGGAAAACCAAGCTGCTGCTATTGACAGTACAACCTGAAGGAG GTGGAGCCGTCCCCAGGGAGCCTCTGGGGCTTGCTGACATCCACGACTACCAGCTGCAGGCGCCGGCCCACTCCTCAGCCCCTGCTGGGGCCCCCCAGGAGCGGTGGCGCCCCCTGGAGGAGCGACTGGGAAGGCTGGAGGCTGAGGTCACGGAGCTCAGAGAACAG aACAAAGACCTGCAGGGGAGGGTGAGGCAGCTGGAGTCCTGTGAATGCCACGTGGCTTCGCCCCAGTGCTGGGGGCTGGGTCGGGCCTGGCCCGAGGGGGCTCGCTGGGAGCCTGATGCCTGCACAGCCTGTGTCTGCCAGGACGGGGCTACACACTGTGTCCCCCAGCCTGGGCTGCCCCATTGCCATG GCTGCAGCCACAATGGTCAGGCCTATGGCAATGGGGAGACCTTCGCCACAGATGCCTGTACCACCTGCCGCTGCCTG GAAGGAGCCGTAACCTGCACCCAGAAGCCATGCCCAAGAGGACCCTGCCCGGAGCCGGGAGCGTGCTGCCCGCACTGCGAGCCCG GCTGTACTGGAGGCCACAGGAGTGGGGAAACGTGGCAACTGGAGCCCTGTGTCATCTGTACCTGTCAG GCAGGGACGGTGCAGTGCCAGGGGCCCTCATGCTCAGAGCTCAACTGCCTGGAGAGCTACACCCCACCTGGGGAGTGCTGCCCCATCTGCCGGCCAGGtgacctcccccccaccctgccccgccgTCCCCTCAGCCCCAGAGGGTTCCGTACCTGCTTGGGGTCATGCCTTCCCTCGGGTAATGTCCACCCACCCTGCTCTCTGCTGACCAGCCCGTCACGCTGGCAACCCTCCCCAGGCTGTGAGTATGAGGGACAGCTTTATGAGGAGGGGGCCAACTTCCTGTCCAGCTCCAACCCTTGTCTCCAATGCTCCTGCCTG AGGAGCCTGGTTCACTGTGTGCCCATGAAGTGCCCGTCCACCCCCTGCCCTGGACCAGTCCTGAGGCCCGGGCACTGCTGCCCGACCTGCCAAG CCCAAGACTGCACAGAAGGTGGTTCTCACTGGGAGCATGGCCAAGAGTGGACCACACCTGGGGACCCCTGCCGGATCTGCCAGTGCCTG GAGGGCCACATCCGGTGCCACCAGCGAGAATGTGCCAGCCTGTGCCCATACCCTGCCCGGCCCCTCCCGGGCACCTGCTGCCCTGTGTGCGATG GCTGTTTCCTAAATGGGCGAGAGTACCGCAGCGGGGAGCCCGTGGGCTCTGGGGACCCCTGCTCCCACTGCCGTTGTGCC AATGGGAGTGTCCACTGTGAgcctctgccctgcccacccacGCCCTGCAGACACCCAGGCAGGATCCCTGGGAAGTGCTGCCCAGTCTGTGACA GCTGTGAGTACCAGGGACACCAGTATCAGAGCCAGGAGACCTTCAGACTCCAAGAGAGTGGCCGCTGTGTCCGCTGCTCCTGCCAG gCCGGCGAGGTCTCCTGTGAGGAGCAGGAGTGCCCGGGCGCCCCCTGCACCCTGTCTGACTCtggcccccagctctgcccag CCTGCGTGCTTGGTGGAGAGGAGTTTGCTGAGGGGGTCCAGTGGGAGCCTGATGGTCAGCCCTGCACAACCTGTTCCTGTCAAGCTGGGGTGGCCGTGTGCAGGGCTTtgctctgctccccagccccctgccagCACCCCACCAAGCCCCCTG GTGCCTGCTGCCCCAGCTGTGAGAGCTGCACCTACCACGGCCAAGTGTACGCCAACGGGCAGAACTTCACAGATGCAGACAGCCCTTGCCACACCTGCCACTGCGAG GATGGGACCGTGACATGCTCCTTGGTCAACTGCCCTCCCACAACCTGTGCCAGGCCCCAGAGTGGACCCGGCCAGTGCTGCCCCAGGTGCCCAG CTTCCAAGTGGCACCTCTGCAGTGGCTCTGGACTCACGGGTAGAGGGACTGTCAGCCTGCTCCTTGCACTGTCAGTCTTTGTCTCCACTCCTGCCCACCCGCCCCACCGCCCAGACTGCATCCTGGAGAAGCAAGTGTTTCTGGATGGCGAGAGCTTCTCCCACCCCCGAGACCCCTGTCAGGAATGCCAGTGCCGGGAAGGCCATGCCCACTGCCAACCTCGGGCCTGCCCCAGGGCCTCCTGTGCCCACCCGTTGCCTGGGCCCTGTTGCCAGAACAACTGCAATG gctgTGCCTTTGCTGGGAAAGAGTACCCCAACGGAGCagacttcccccacccctccgaCCCCTGCCGCCTGTGTCGCTGTCTG AGCGGCCACGTGCAGTGCCCGGCCCGCCGCTGCCCGCCCTTGCCCTGTCCAGAGCCACTCCTGTTGCCAGGAGAGTGCTGCCCGCAGTGCCCGG CCACTCCCTCTGGTTGCCCTCGGCCCGGGGGCGGGGTCCCCGTCCGCCACCAGGAGCACTTCTCCCAGCCCGACGACCCCTGCCGCCGCTGCCTCTGCCTCGACGGCTCCGTGTCCTGCCAGCGGCTGCCCTGCCCACCGGCGCCCTGCGCCCACCCGCGCCAGggcccctgctgcccctcctgtGACG GCTGCCTGTACCAGGGGAAGGAGTTCGCCAGCGGCGAGCGCTTCCCTTCGCCCACTGCCCGGTGCCACATCTGCCTCTGCTGGGAGGGCAGCGTCAGCTGTGAGCCCAGGGCCTGTGCCCCAGCACAGTGCCCCTTCCCTGCCAGGGGTGACTGCTGCCCTACCTGTGATG GCTGCGAGTACCTATGGGAGTCCTACCTGAGCAGCCAGGAGTTTCCGGATCCCCGAGAGCCCTGCAATCTGTGTACCTGTCTCGGAGGCTTCGTGAACTGTAGCCGCCGGCCCTGTGAGCCTCTGGGCTGCAGCCACCCGCTCACCCCGTCTGGGCACTGCTGCCCGACCTGCCAGG GATGCCTCTATCATGGGGTCACCGCTGCCCCCGGAGAGACCCTTCCTGACCCGCTCGACCCCACCTGCTCCATCTGCACCTGCCAG GCTGGCCAGGTCAGCTGTGAGCGGCTGCAGTGCCCACCTCTGCCCTGCCCACTCCAGGTCACAGAGCCGGGGAGCTGCTGCCCTCGCTGCAGAG GCTGCCTGGTTCATGGGGAGGAGCACCCTGAACGCAGTAGCTGGGAGCCCCCCGACAGCCCCTGTTCCTCCTGCATGTGTCATGAGGGTGTCATCACCTGTGCCCGCGTCCAGTGTGTCACCTCCTGTGCCCAGCCTCACCTGGGGCCCCGTGACTGCTGCCCTCCATGCTCTG CCTGTGAGCATGAGGGTCGGAAGTATGAGCCCGGGGAGAGCTTCCAGCCTGGCGCAGACCCCTGTGAAGTGTGCACCTGTGAG CTGCAGCCTGAGGGAACTCCCAGCCTTCGCTGTCACCGGCGGCAGTGTCCCAGCCTGGTGGGCTGTCCCGCCAGCCAGCTCCTGCCCCCCGGGCCCCAGCATTGCTGCCCCACCTGTGCCC AGCCGCTGAGTCCCTGCACGGAGCACCTGCGGGGGTCTAAGCTGGCCCCGCCAGACCCCTGCTACACCTGCCAGTGCCAG GACCTGACTTGGCTCTGCATTCACCGGGCCTGTCCTGAGCCCAGCTGTCCCCTGTTGGAGCGCCATACCCCCCCTGGGAGCTGCTGTCCCGTGTGCCAGG aATGTGTGGTGGAAGCTGAGGGCCGGAGAGTGGCAGATGGAGAGAGCTGGCGGGACCCCAGCGACGACTGTATCACTTGCACCTGCCGt CGGGGCCGCGTGGAGTGCCACCTGGAAGAGTGCCAGGCCCTCTCCTGCCCCCACGGCTGGGCGAAGGTGCGGGACGCTGGCAGGTGCTGTGAGAGATGCCAAG CCCCCGCCCAGTCGTGCGTGCACCAGGGCCGGCAGGTGGCCTCCGGGGAGCGCTGGGCCGTGGACGCCTGCACCAGCTGCTCCTGCGTAGCCGGCGCCGTGAGCTGCCAGAGCCAGCGCTGCCCGCCGCTCTCCTGCGGGCCC GACGAGGCCACCGCCCTGCGTCCCGGCAGCTGCTGCCCCCGCTGCCTGACCCGGCCCGCTTCCTGCATGGCCTTCGGAGACCCTCATTACCGCACCTTCGACGGCCGCCTGTTGCACTTCCAGGGCAGCTGCAGCTACGTGCTGGCCAAGGACTGCCGTGGAGGCGACTTTAG CGTGCACGTGACCAACGATGACCGGGGCCGGAGCGGCGTGTCCTGGACCCACGAGGTGGCCGTGCTGCTGGGAGACGTGGCCGTGCGGCTGCTGCAGGGCGGGGCGGTCACG gtGGACGGGCGCCCCGTCGCCTTGCCCTTCTTGCAGGAGCCTCTGCTGTATGTGGAGATGCGGGGACACACGGTGATGCTACACGCCCAGCCGGGGCTCCAG GTGCTGTGGGATGGGCAGTCCCAGGTGGAGGTGAGAGTGCCTGGCTCCTACCGGGGCCAGATTTGTGGGCTCTGTGGCAACTTCAATGGCTTTGCCCAGGATGATCTGCAGGGCCCTGAGGGGCTGCTCCTGTCCACTGAGGCTGAGTTTGGGAATAGTTGGCAG GtcccagagggcccaggacctgGTCGGCCCTGTTCCAAGGGCCGTGAGGTGGATCCATGCCGGGCAGCAGGGTACCGTGCCAGGCGTGAGGCCAACGCCCGGTGCAGGGTGCTGAAGTCGTCCCCGTTCACTCGCTGCCATGCTGTGGTGCCACCAGAGCCCTTCTTTGCCGCCTGCGTGTATGACCTCTGTGCTTGTGGTCCTGGCTTCTTGGCTGACACCTGCCTCTGTGACGCCCTGGAAGCCTATGCCAGCCACTGTCGCCAAGCAGGGGTGACTCCTGCCTGGCGGGGCCCCACGCTCTGCG TGGTGGGCTGCCTCCTGGACCGTGGCTTCGTGTTTGATGAGTGTGGCCCACCCTGTCCCCGCACCTGCTTCAACCAGCATGTCCCCCTGGGGGAGCTGGCGGCCCACTGCGTAAGGCCCTGTGTTCCCGCCTGCCGGTGCCCCGCAGGCCTGGTGGAGCACGAGGCCCACTGTATCTCACCCGAGGCCTGCCCCCCAGTCCTACTCACTGGGGACCAGCCACCCAGCACTCTGCCCAACCCCAGCCAGAAGCCCCAGGGCCAGGAACCCTGA